The Dromaius novaehollandiae isolate bDroNov1 chromosome 3, bDroNov1.hap1, whole genome shotgun sequence genome includes the window ACGAAGTAGAGCTGGCCAGGATAAAGAACGCTGGCGGCAAGGTCACCATGGACGGCAGAGTGAACGGTGGCCTCAACCTCTCCAGGGCAATTGGTGAGCAAGCGGGGGGTGAATGCTGGCACGGCTGCCCTCGGGGTGCCTGGTCACCCGTGCTTCCAGCACTCGCCCACCTCAGAGTTCTAGGAGCAGCGCTAACTGGATGATGCCTAGAGCCTATTGAATATTTGACATGGAGAGATTCAGTCTAATTAGAGAAAAATGACTGAATTTCCATGTTTACTGAAATTGGCAGACATCAATGGAAAGAGCAGCACCTCCAGTGCGGGACATGGTGTGTGAGGACTCCAAGGCGGTTGTGCTCGTAGCCAGATTGTCAGAGGCCACCTCATATAAATTGTCTCAAACTGATTGTTGATTTGTGATCAGGGAggacttttttctctctgctactCTCATGAGGAGGCTGCTCAAGGACCTTGATATGCTGCTTCTGGGGGACCTAACTTTATACCAGTTTGAgcccatttgttcttgtgccataCTTGCCCTTTAACTGCATAAGCTCCATTTTCCCCCCTTCAGGCAGCACCTGACTGCTGTTCGTACTCATCTTTCAGCCTTTTATGAGCAGCGTGGGAATAATTAGCAGCTCAGGAGACTGGGCATGTCCGTGAGCAGCCAAGCAAGGTCTCGGCCCAGTGAATGGCCTCAGTTTGAGCAGATGAGATGCTGAGAGGCATCAAGGAAAGGGTTGTGAATAACACCAAGAATATACTAGAAAATAcacagggaagagaaggaaatgtcAGCAACTGAGGGCCTGAGTGGAGACCTCTTATGCAAAAAGACTAAAACATTGGAATAATTATCAGGAGAACGTGATTCAACACATTTGGGAGGGAAACTGGGAGTCTGTTTTTTCTAGGGAGACACCAACCAGCCTTTCCGCCTTCTCCTAGAAGTCCCTTCCTGGGATGTGAGTGCAAGTGAGCCTGCTAGCCAGAGCTGAGGATCAGTTTTCTCAAGGGAGCTCTGGCTAACGAGGGCTTGGGAAGACCAGAACCCGGCCGTGCTGGGTGGGATGCCAGGCAGGCTGTTGCACTGAAACGCGTGGCTAGTGAGCACCTGGTGCTGTGACAGCAAACTCGAGCTAGGGCTGGTGTGAGCTGCAAATCCTTCTGCTCCAAGACATGTCGCAGAGGACAGCTGCCCTCACGAGCGCTGCCGCAGGATCAGACCTCCTCTGCTCTGGTGCACCCGTGGCCTGATGCTCCGCTGCGGGAGTGCTGGCGCAGgttctgctggggctgcccctcgGCAGGGCCGTGTTGCTGCCCGCCGGGGTCGGCAGCGTTGCCGGGGCCAGTCGCAGCAGAAAGTGATCCTCCGCTCTGCTGCAGGTGATCACTTCTACAAGCGAAACAAGAACCTGCCTCCCGAAGAACAGATGATCTCTGCCTTGCCTGACATCAAAGTGTTGACAATAAATGATGACCACGACTTCATGGTCATCGCCTGCGATGGAATCTGGTGGGTAGTGCGGGAGCAGCTTTCCTCTTGGGTGTCGCTACCCCGTATTTCTTCTGGGCTGGGCCTCAGGGAGCCGCAACGGTCCTGAGTGCTAATTAGTCCTTTGTTCCCCGTGCCCTCAGAGTTACAGTGGGCCTCTGAGGGGCTGTTCCTAGCTGGGGGGACGTGACAGTGTGCTGAGTTCtgaatcctcctcttcctcgctgcACACAGCCTTGTTCCCATCAGCTCCCTGCCGCGGCGGGGCGCTCAGGACGGCACGGCGCGGGAGGGAGTCGGGGAGCTTGGCATGGCAACGCTCTTCCTCTAATCTTCCCACCCTCCGCAGGAATGTGATGAGCAGCCAGGAAGTGGTGGATTTCATCCAGTCCAAGATCACTCAAAAGGATGAAAACGGAGTCCTGAGGCCGCTCTCCTCCATCGTGGAAGAGGTAAGGACCAGAGGCCCCCCCCAGCCGGTCCCTGTCCTCCCTTTAGCCGGCCGTGTTTCTGCACCCCAGCTTCATGCCTGACTCCAAACTAGTCTGATGGAGAGGGAGACTGTTCAGCACTTGGGGTGTCTGGCAGCACCCAGGGCTGCTGCACTGACTGGTGCAGGAGTGGAGATGCATCTGGCTTCTGGGACCCCGGTCCTGTGGCACCTTCATCGATGGCTCTGATCTCTAGGTGTCCGTGAAGCAGAAGGAGTTTCTGCCCACTTCCAGAacaccagggctgctgggggtTTTGTCCCTTGCTGGGCTGCAGTCAGTGTGGGATCTGAGCCCAGCACGCACCGCTCTGGCGTGGCAATCCTGAGCTGCTGCCACCTGACAAAATGGGCCCAGTGACTCAAGTTGTTGCGTGCTGTCTCTGTGCCCTCCGCTgacctgtcctgtcctgtccctccTCAGCTGCTGGATCAGTGTTTGGCTCCAGACACCTCAGGGGATGGCACTGGCTGTGATAACATGACCTGCATCATCATCAGCTTCAAACCCCGTAACACGCACAACCCGGCTGAAAGTGGGAAACGGAAACTGGAGGACGCGGCAGCACCAGCAGAAGAGAACGGCAGCGACAACAGCAAGAAGAGCAAGCTGGAATAGCAGGCCCGGCACAGAGACTTTGCTGTGCACTCACCAGACTCTTGTTTCTTAAACATGCTGAACTCAAGACTCCAAAGTCTTGTCCTTTTTTTAGCCTTAGCAGAGGCCTTGTTTGTCCGTGTCCCagtcggggggtggggggcgggtcTGGATAGCAAGGGCATGTCACACCGTTCATCTGTAACCATTCCAAAGAGCGAGCCGAGGGCTGAGCCGCAcgcgggagccgctgccgccACGGCGCAGGAgcccgccgcggcagcgcctGCGGGTAGAAGGATATCCCCCCGTTGTCTCCATGTGGTTGTTGCCATTTCTGTGCCTGTGACTTTCTGTTTGGAGGGAAGAACTTTTTCACTGTTGAGGTTTTTTAATCTGCACCCGATTATTTAAGGccctttctgtttttatttgtgaAACAATCCGGTCGTGGTGCTGCTGCCACACCTTGTTCTGTTGTACACTTTCAATCAATACTTTTTCAAACTAAAAGCCCAGAAAACGTAGCTGTACTTTGGTCCTTGGTTAtttcctgggggtggggggtgaggaGGGTGGGCCTGGGAGGAGGATGCTGGTCCCGGTGTCTCAGGGGGCTTTGGGGGATTGGTACTGCTCAGGACGAGAAGTTGGCTTCTGCCGTGTGGTTGCAGTGCttgggccctgctgcctctccaTGAGCCTGAGACACAGACTGCTGCATATGGAGGAGAGGAGAAGTCCCTGGAGCCCGTTTGTGTCTGCTGCGTGGAGATGTGCGTAAGAGCCACTGGGTAAGAGCTCTGTGGCAGGGTTTCCTGCTTCAGAAGTGAACTCTGACGGGCTCGTCCTGCCCAGCTGTCTGGGCCCTGCGTGCTGCAGTTCGACCCGTCAGCGCCCCGCCAGGCTGGATAGAGCCAACTGCATCATTTTCTGATGAGCTGAGCCCTTCCCTGGTGGCCCGGTGAGAAGCCCCTGCATGCGATGTCTCTAGTAACGACGCGCCCGGGACCGGGTGGGTTCGGTCCCTGCAGCCGTGCTCGGGGTGGGAGATCAGGGCGGCACGTGCGTGCAGGTTGTGCAGCAGGACCCGCTGCTCGGCCCCTGCCCGAAGACACCCACCCCGCGGTTCCTGTGCTCAGAAGCTGCTTTTGCATGAGCTGATATTTTCCCCAGAAAAGTGCTACCAGAGTAAAATCCCACAGGAGGGATTTTTTGAGCTGGGAGCTCTTTCCAAAGGCAGGTTTCATCGCCTGTTGGGGCACCTCTCACTTGCTGCCAGCTGGACCTGTCTCAGGGTATCCCCAGATAAGGGGCAACTTAGTACCAGGCACTTCTCCCCTGCGAATGTACAAGTGCACCGGCCAAGCTGCCTTCAAATTTTGAATAAATGGACTGAACTCTCACAGGAACAAGGAGAAACACGTTTTTCTGTGGTAGAGCCTCCACGCCGGGGCTCCCTGGCCGCCCTGAGCTGAGCCTCCGACGACTGCGTCACCCTGGACCGAGTGCCCTAGGCAGCCGGCCTCTGCCCAGCGCCTGCAAGGCCTGGCTTAACTCAGCGGAGTTAAAGCTTCCCCTGTCCAGAGGAGGTGGCTGGTCGCTCTCCAGCTGCCCCGTTCCCGCTGCGAGGCACCAGCCCCCGGGGTTCTTGTCTTCAACTTTCTCCCCGGTGATTGAAGAAGTTTTTGATACTGGACTTAGCACCAGCCTCTGTGGAGCCCCATTAAAATGGCTCTGGTTACTGGTGAGTTCACATTAGTGATTTGTATTACGTTACCAGTTTTTGACAGTTTACTGTGTGGTCTGTTATCACTTTACTGTGCCAGATTTTAATGGGAATGCTTTGTCACATGCTATGTCAAAGGCCTTTATGTCTACAGTTATTTTATGAACCTAGAAATCTGCTGAAAGAATGAAATCAGGAGTTTTTCTAAGACTGACTGTTAGGTTACGTGACTAAAGGCTCATCTCCGTGAGCACAGTGGAGGAGCCCCAGGAACCTCAACGGAggcccctggccctgctgccctgggtgctgcaggAGGACGGCTGTCCCTGGGTGCTGCAGGAGGACGGCTGTCCCTGGGTGCTGCAGGAGGACGGTTGTCCCTGGGTGCGAGGCCACGGCCGGGctgagggcaggggctgccccgtcgctgtgctgcctgcagggctgctgcctgcggaGGGGGACACGTTAGGGGACGCGGGAAGGGCTGCAGAGCCGCAAGCTGTCCCTGGGGATGCTGCGAGGATGGACCTAAGGCTGGAACAGGGGATGGAGGAGGCCCAAGCGTGGGAAAAGGGCAAAAGGGGCCAGTCCCTGGCAAACAGGCTGGTCGGTGTGTGGCTGTGCCCTGCGTGGCGAGGTGCTGCAGGCTGGCCCCTCTTCCCAGGAAACCCCATTCCTGGCTGTTTCCCTGCCGTGGGGCTCTGTCCTGTGTGTGGGCACCAgggaggctgtgctggccccAGGGAAGAGCCGTGGGACCATGGGGGTAAGGGTGGGGGGGGCGAGGGCAGAGGGGCAATGGGAGGCAAGAATTCAAGGGTCAGCTAGTGGATAGACAGAGTGCCTAAGGCCAGTTACTGCAGGGACACTTTATatggtttttttatatatgtgtgtgtgtgtgtgtgtgtgtgtgtgtgtgtataaaaaaatcttttatgtatttatatatgccCCGGCACAAGGGTGCAGCCCCACTCTTCCCTGGCTCCCCAACCCTGCTATTTCCCTCTGCCCcacaccacccccagcccagcccagccccagcttcCACTGCCTGCTcccctgtggggctgggcccaTCCTGACCCCCCCATCCCATGTCCACACAggtcctgggacccccccatcGCCCACCTGCCCAGCGACTCCCCTCCCTTGTGCAGCACCGGTGGGGGGGGGTGCACCACCCATGGGGCCCGCTGTCGTGGGGCTGTGCCCCCCgagggagggctgtgctgcaggacaCGTACCCTCggcattaaatttattttctagcGGTGCCAATGCTCAAGGTGCCCCTGCAGAGAGGCCGCTGAGCACCCCCGAGCGCCTGCCCAGCCCGGCCGGGAGCCAGCGCGTGGGGCTCGCGGTGCCCCCAACCCCAGCGCCCAGCTCCGCCCTGGGAGCGCGTGGGATCTTTGTGTCAGCGGCGGGCGGGAGCCCAGAACGGGCTCTGCGGTCACAGGGGCTCCCGCTCGGTGCTGCCGGGGCCTCGGCCACGGTGCCCTCGCTCGGCTGGGCCGCCCGGGGAGCCCCCGGCAAGGCTCTGCCCCGACGGGGCGCTGCACCGGCTCTGCTCGCGGCCGGGCTCGATCTCCACCTCCACCTCGATGTCGACACCTTCCCTGCGGACAGACACGGGTTGGGACAGCAGCCCAGACCCCGCCGAGTCCTGGCCCAGCACGGGTGGGAGACGGGGCCCTCGGTCCCTGCTGCCGGGGCTCACCGGCGGGCCGCGTCCTGGCCCTCGCGTAGCACGTTCCCCGCGAGGGCCGCCGCGctggcctgctcctgccccatggcaccgGCTGCGACcgctgctggggagggaggcgGTCACGTCGGGGACCCCGTCCTcagcccccccggggctgggcagCACCAACCACAGCTCGTTCACTGGCAGAGGGGGAGGCAGCGCTGAGACGGCTGCCCACGGGGACAGGAGCAGGGAGCGCAGCcctgcaggctcctggcagcgctTGGAAACGAGCTGCTCCACAGCGTTTTGGACGGCACCCACCTCCCCCAGGACCGGGGGGCCGCTGTGTCCCACCGGCTGCAGCCTCTCTGCCAGGacagagggctgcagggcccctcccagggcagagcagggccccGGCAGGACACGAGGCCCCCGAGCCGTCGCGGCCACAGGACCCCGGGCTGTGCCCCCGCGCAGGACTCACGCTTGGTCACGTTCTCCAGCTCCACCCTGCCCAGGTCTCCGACTGCCCCCGCGGCTTCGACAGCGACAGCAGCACGACGCCACAGACGTGGGCGAGCAGCAGCGGCACGCTGGCTCCTGCGGGCAGATGCGTGGCTAGCGCCTGCCGGCACCCCCCGGCCCGACCCCGCGTGCCACGCGGCACCCCGGCGCTCAGACAGCCCCGTGAGACGCCCTATGGCAGCCCCAGCCTCGCCGAGGCCTgggcagggcccccccagccTTGGCCGGCGGCTCTTACCAACCGTGATGATGGGGGACACAAAGAGAGACAGGAGGACGCTGCTGGTGACAGACTGGCACCCCGACACGCTGCTCTTCCCGCTCCGGCCGAGCACCTGGAGGAGAAGCGAGAGCGGGCGCAGGGGTCCCGCGGAGGAGCTCAGCCCACAGGCCCCGTCCCAGCTCCAGCCGGAGCTGCCGGTTCCCGACACCCCTCCCACCTCCCCGGCTGCGCACAGCCGTGACGGCGCAGCCACCGCAGCTAACGTGTCCGTGGGAAactcccccagccccgccgcctccTCACACCCGCCCGGGCCCCCAGCTCTGGCCAGGACGGGAATCCTCCCTGTGCGAGGACACTGGAGACAGCAGGAGAGAGTCCCGCGAGGAGGGACTACGGGGCACAGGGATGGCACAGGGACACGCTGCGGGCGGTGGTGAGCACTGGGGACCCGCCTGGGGCCACCAGGGCTCAGCAGGGAGGGGAACTAcagggcccccaggacccctcgcCAGTACCTTCCTACGCATGTAGACGGGGATCCCGATGGCGATGACAGGGACGGCAACGCCTGCCGCGAGGGAGACCGCCATGGGCGCCCCCAGCACCAGGCCCAGCTGCCACGGGATCTTCCGGCTCCGAGACCAGGGCCGCTTCCCCCAGAAGGTGCAGCCGGAGGGGCTGCGAGGACAGAGCGGGGCTGGCCTGGCGGCTCCCCTGCGGGGCGGGCAGACCCTGGccctcccccagctcccagcagctcccccagccccacggcagctccaATGCACCCCACGGCTCCACGCAGgccccccgcccagccccacggctcctggcagccccccagccccgcgctcaCCTCAGGAAGCGCACGTCGGAGATCTCCCGCAGGCAGAGCCAGCACAAGAGGCAGCCGCAGACCGTGCAGCTCACGCGGTTGCAGCTCCCGTCGTTGATCTTCATGATGAAGGCACCGCAGCGGGGACACACCTTGATGTCCTCAGCCTCTGGCGGGGGAGcggggatggggtgggatggggtggggtggggtggggagcaGCTGGGTCCCCAGCTCGAGCCGCGGCCCTGGCGTCCCCACGAGCAGCGGCGGTGCCAGCTCCCTGCCCTACTcccgccatggggcagggccTCACCCTGGGCCGTGCCCTCCCGGCGGAGGAGCTGCCCCAAGGGGGGGCCAGGCGGGGGGCCCGTGGCAACGGATCGCAGGGGCCgtcagggtgccagggctgccgCAGCGGTAGCAGAGCTCGGTGCCACAGCCCTCGCGCTCGCAGGTGAGGCACGGGCACCCGGCGCAGCCGTAGGCAAGGACGGCGTAGCTGTGGGGGGAGCGCGGTCGGcacggcggggctgggggcccccGCCGACCCGTCCCGCGTCCCTGCGCAGCGCACAGTCGTTCCCGTCTGCTGCGCACCAGCTCCCACAGGGTGAAGCCCCCTCCCCGACGGCCTGCGGCTTCCGCCCCAAGAAGCAGCCCCATGGCCAGCCAGCCAGGCCCCTACCTGGGCCGTGGAGCCCCACGGGCAACGGCCGAACCCTCTGCTGCCACGGCATCGGCGTCACTCAGCCTGCAAAGGAACCACACGTGCGAGCAAGCTCTGGGCCCGCGGACACGGAACAGGCCCTTGGCACCCCTGAgactcccctgccctcccccgtCCCCAGCCACCTGCGAGCTCCTGCGCCAGCTTTGCGCTGCCCCGTCCTGTCTCCTTCAGTTCGGCACCGATGTCCGGAGAGCCAGGACCACCCAAACTCCCTTAGCTTGGGAAGACAGCAGTCTTTGCAAAGGAGGTGGCAGTGAACACTGTGGCAGTCACTTTGTAGAAGGGCTTTATAATTAATCACACATCCTTACCACCCAAGTCTCCGCTGCTCTTCTCTCCAAGGAAAAACAGAGAGGCCAAAGCTTGGACTTTCCGCTGA containing:
- the LOC112992617 gene encoding uncharacterized protein LOC112992617 isoform X5 — translated: MPWQQRVRPLPVGLHGPEAEDIKVCPRCGAFIMKINDGSCNRVSCTVCGCLLCWLCLREISDVRFLRCSAGAGRAACRGASLSPAASSCLSLCPPSSRLEPACRCCSPTSVASCCCRCRSRGGSRRPGQGGAGERDQAEGVDIEVEVEIEPGREQSRCSAPSGQSLAGGSPGGPAERGHRGRGPGSTEREPL
- the LOC112992617 gene encoding E3 ubiquitin-protein ligase RNF19B-like isoform X4; translation: MKINDGSCNRVSCTVCGCLLCWLCLREISDVRFLSPSGCTFWGKRPWSRSRKIPWQLGLVLGAPMAVSLAAGVAVPVIAIGIPVYMRRKVLGRSGKSSVSGCQSVTSSVLLSLFVSPIITGRCRHRGGGGDRARPRAEPVQRPVGAEPCRGLPGRPSRARAPWPRPRQHRAGAPVTAEPVLGSRPPLTQRSHALPGRSWALGLGAPRAPRAGSRPGWAGARGCSAASLQGHLEHWHR
- the LOC112992617 gene encoding E3 ubiquitin-protein ligase RNF19B-like isoform X2, with amino-acid sequence MPWQQRVRPLPVGLHGPEAEDIKVCPRCGAFIMKINDGSCNRVSCTVCGCLLCWLCLREISDVRFLSPSGCTFWGKRPWSRSRKIPWQLGLVLGAPMAVSLAAGVAVPVIAIGIPVYMRRKVLGRSGKSSVSGCQSVTSSVLLSLFVSPIITVGKVSTSRWRWRSSPAASRAGAAPRRGRALPGAPRAAQPSEGTVAEAPAAPSGSPCDRRARSGLPPAADTKIPRAPRAELGAGVGGTASPTRWLPAGLGRRSGVLSGLSAGAP
- the LOC112992617 gene encoding E3 ubiquitin-protein ligase RNF19B-like isoform X6; the encoded protein is MPWQQRVRPLPVGLHGPEAEDIKVCPRCGAFIMKINDGSCNRVSCTVCGCLLCWLCLREISDVRFLSPSGCTFWGKRPWSRSRKIPWQLGLVLGAPMAVSLAAGVAVPVIAIGIPVYMRRKVLGRSGKSSVSGCQSVTSSVLLSLFVSPIITVGASVPLLLAHVCGVVLLSLSKPRGQSETWAGWSWRT
- the LOC112992617 gene encoding E3 ubiquitin-protein ligase RNF19B-like isoform X3, which translates into the protein MPWQQRVRPLPVGLHGPEAEDIKVCPRCGAFIMKINDGSCNRVSCTVCGCLLCWLCLREISDVRFLSPSGCTFWGKRPWSRSRKIPWQLGLVLGAPMAVSLAAGVAVPVIAIGIPVYMRRKVLGRSGKSSVSGCQSVTSSVLLSLFVSPIITVAVAAGAMGQEQASAAALAGNVLREGQDAARREGVDIEVEVEIEPGREQSRCSAPSGQSLAGGSPGGPAERGHRGRGPGSTEREPL
- the LOC112992617 gene encoding E3 ubiquitin-protein ligase RNF19B-like isoform X1, whose amino-acid sequence is MPWQQRVRPLPVGLHGPEAEDIKVCPRCGAFIMKINDGSCNRVSCTVCGCLLCWLCLREISDVRFLSPSGCTFWGKRPWSRSRKIPWQLGLVLGAPMAVSLAAGVAVPVIAIGIPVYMRRKVLGRSGKSSVSGCQSVTSSVLLSLFVSPIITGRCRHRGGGGDRARPRAEPVQRPVGAEPCRGLPGRPSRARAPWPRPRQHRAGAPVTAEPVLGSRPPLTQRSHALPGRSWALGLGAPRAPRAGSRPGWAGARGCSAASLQGHLEHWHR